A single region of the Streptomyces sp. NBC_01803 genome encodes:
- a CDS encoding LVIVD repeat-containing protein: protein MTSLHSPPTRRRRLGAFTFAAALLATACLTGPALAAPDPGDGEPGAGDVSRAERADTLAAIESGAIPGVNEIAHSANVTPVAGVPHSAALAGLNSDLAFQGDYAFAGNYDGFVVYDISRPSSPEIVTQVLCPGGQGDVAVSGDLLILSVDSSRSDDSCRSSSLPATEKEAWEGIRVFDISDVRHPEYVAAVETPCGSHTHTLVPERRSVYVYVSSYSPRATYPDCQPPHDGISVVEVPRADPERAALSSFDIVFPEGGFPGDADSSATTGCHDITAYPELDLAAGACMGDGVLFDISDPARPAVIDQVRDADNFAFWHSATFSQDGEKVVFTDELGGGVGAMCDEATGDEFGANGIYHITGHGDDRRLTFRSYYKIPRHQADTENCVAHNGSLIPAAGRDIMVQAWYQGGVSIWDFTDSAHPREIGYFERGPVSADVLTFGGSWSAYYYNGYIYSNDQAGFDVLRIDDRRTNSARAVTLDELNVQTQPVYR, encoded by the coding sequence GTGACATCGTTGCACAGCCCACCCACACGGCGCAGGCGGCTCGGCGCGTTCACGTTCGCAGCCGCTCTGCTGGCCACCGCCTGCCTGACCGGCCCGGCGCTGGCCGCGCCCGACCCGGGCGACGGCGAGCCGGGCGCCGGGGACGTCTCGCGGGCCGAACGCGCCGACACCCTGGCCGCCATCGAGAGCGGCGCCATCCCCGGGGTGAACGAGATAGCCCACAGCGCCAACGTCACCCCCGTTGCCGGCGTCCCGCACTCGGCCGCGCTCGCCGGGCTCAACTCCGACCTCGCCTTCCAGGGCGACTACGCCTTCGCGGGGAACTACGACGGTTTCGTCGTCTACGACATCAGCCGCCCCTCCTCGCCCGAGATCGTCACCCAGGTCCTCTGCCCGGGCGGCCAGGGCGATGTCGCCGTCTCCGGGGACCTGCTCATCCTGTCCGTCGACTCCTCGCGCAGCGACGACTCCTGCCGGAGCAGCTCCCTGCCGGCGACCGAGAAGGAGGCATGGGAGGGCATCCGCGTCTTCGACATCAGCGACGTGCGCCACCCCGAGTACGTGGCCGCCGTGGAGACGCCCTGCGGTTCGCACACCCACACCCTGGTGCCCGAGCGCCGCAGCGTCTACGTCTACGTCTCCTCGTACTCCCCGAGGGCGACCTACCCGGACTGCCAGCCCCCGCACGACGGCATCTCCGTCGTCGAGGTGCCGCGCGCCGACCCCGAGCGGGCCGCGCTCTCCTCCTTCGACATCGTCTTCCCCGAAGGCGGCTTCCCGGGCGACGCGGACAGCTCCGCCACCACCGGCTGCCACGACATCACGGCCTATCCCGAGCTGGACCTGGCCGCGGGCGCCTGCATGGGCGACGGTGTCCTCTTCGACATCTCCGACCCGGCCCGCCCGGCCGTCATCGACCAGGTGCGGGACGCCGACAACTTCGCCTTCTGGCACTCGGCCACCTTCAGCCAGGATGGCGAGAAGGTCGTCTTCACCGACGAACTCGGCGGCGGCGTGGGCGCGATGTGCGACGAGGCGACCGGCGACGAGTTCGGCGCCAACGGGATCTACCACATCACCGGCCACGGCGATGACCGGCGGCTCACGTTCCGGAGCTACTACAAGATCCCCCGGCACCAGGCGGACACCGAGAACTGCGTCGCCCACAACGGCTCGCTGATCCCCGCCGCCGGCCGCGACATCATGGTCCAGGCGTGGTACCAGGGCGGCGTCTCGATCTGGGACTTCACCGACTCGGCGCACCCGCGCGAGATCGGCTACTTCGAGCGCGGGCCGGTCTCGGCGGATGTCCTCACCTTCGGCGGCTCCTGGTCGGCCTACTACTACAACGGCTACATCTACTCCAACGACCAGGCCGGCTTCGACGTGCTGCGGATCGACGACCGCCGGACCAACAGCGCCCGCGCGGTGACCCTGGACGAGCTGAACGTCCAGACCCAGCCCGTCTACCGCTGA
- a CDS encoding DUF305 domain-containing protein encodes MTDRRRLRTGTALAALAALALVGGCTGASGSDDGAGADRTPPVIAPGAPGEAAETLSPEEAAERGAREGEPTAEDFAFMRMMAEHHGQALVMTELAGRHAEDEAVLRLSERVTAEQGPEIDAMNAWLTRNAGAAADDGGHGTHDGGEMPGMATEEQLAELSAARGEEFDALFLDLMIAHHEGAVTMAAEVLTGAGDVTVQQMANDMIAAQSVEIGRMEELRQAGRSR; translated from the coding sequence TTGACGGACCGCCGCCGCCTCAGGACCGGCACCGCCCTCGCCGCCCTGGCGGCCCTGGCTCTGGTCGGCGGCTGCACGGGCGCGTCCGGCTCGGACGACGGCGCGGGCGCCGACCGCACACCCCCCGTCATCGCCCCGGGCGCCCCCGGCGAGGCGGCCGAGACGCTCTCCCCCGAGGAGGCCGCCGAGAGGGGGGCCCGCGAGGGCGAGCCGACCGCCGAGGATTTCGCGTTCATGCGGATGATGGCCGAGCACCACGGACAGGCGCTCGTCATGACGGAGCTGGCCGGGCGGCACGCCGAGGACGAGGCGGTGCTGCGCCTGTCGGAGCGCGTCACGGCCGAGCAGGGCCCGGAGATCGACGCGATGAACGCCTGGCTGACCCGCAACGCGGGCGCGGCGGCGGACGACGGCGGGCACGGGACGCACGACGGCGGCGAGATGCCGGGGATGGCGACCGAGGAGCAGCTGGCGGAGCTGTCCGCCGCCAGGGGCGAGGAGTTCGACGCGCTGTTCCTGGACCTGATGATCGCCCACCACGAGGGGGCGGTGACGATGGCGGCGGAGGTGCTGACGGGCGCGGGGGACGTGACGGTGCAGCAGATGGCCAACGACATGATCGCGGCCCAGTCGGTCGAGATCGGCCGGATGGAGGAGCTGCGCCAGGCCGGGCGGTCCCGCTAG
- a CDS encoding DUF6214 family protein, which translates to MWELRGHGSAAPPTAGDGLPPWFSVGLVFADGTRIELLAQVREGRVLIEDMRADPPLPVDGFGTLPDWLAEPLRGACKVVTGQYGGAAASPAAEPSPTPAERAEQPERADDQGESTPAAQPPRHRAGRRRSGGRDGRRTAAEAYLAAQREGTDPVLAVMCATGRSRRRSLKLIAAARDKGYLTPRHVRR; encoded by the coding sequence GTGTGGGAGCTCCGGGGCCACGGATCCGCCGCCCCTCCCACGGCCGGTGACGGTCTGCCGCCGTGGTTCAGCGTCGGCCTCGTCTTCGCCGACGGCACCCGCATCGAGCTGCTCGCGCAGGTACGGGAAGGGCGGGTGCTCATCGAGGACATGCGCGCCGACCCGCCGCTGCCGGTGGACGGGTTCGGCACCCTGCCCGACTGGCTCGCGGAGCCGCTGCGCGGGGCCTGCAAGGTCGTCACCGGCCAGTACGGGGGAGCGGCGGCCTCTCCGGCCGCCGAGCCGTCCCCGACCCCCGCCGAGCGCGCCGAGCAACCCGAACGGGCGGATGACCAGGGCGAGTCCACGCCGGCCGCCCAGCCGCCCCGGCACCGCGCCGGGCGCCGGCGCTCCGGCGGCCGGGACGGCCGCCGCACCGCCGCCGAGGCGTATCTGGCCGCCCAGCGCGAGGGCACCGACCCGGTGCTCGCCGTCATGTGCGCCACGGGCCGCAGCCGCCGCCGGTCCCTCAAACTGATCGCCGCCGCCCGCGACAAGGGCTACCTGACGCCCCGCCACGTCCGCCGCTAG
- a CDS encoding FAD-dependent oxidoreductase, with product MLRIAVVGSGPSGVYTAQSLLDQRAAWPVPLAVDVLDRLPCPYGLVRYGVAPDHEKIKSLQNNLRQVLERPDVRFLGNVPVGEGGISARELRGLYHAVIYCVGAARDRRLGIPGEDLAGSCSATDFVSWYSAHPDAIGQGFPLGGRGAVVIGAGNVAVDVARVLARGVEELRATDIPQGPLDALAASAVTDVHMVARRGPSQAKCTTKELRELGTLPGADVVVRAEELAADPGYADPAGLSATARRNVAALRGWAEAPAGTAARRIHLRFFLRPVEILDDGRGAVRGVRFERTAPDASGGVTGTGELMDIDAGLVLRSVGYRGVPLPGLPFDPVGGTVPHAGGRVLRDGAASLGEYVAGWIKRGPTGVIGTNRPCAKETAGSVLADVPELARRQVAAEDPLSGLAAAGLTPVAWRGWLGIEAAETALGRTLSRGTVKIPDWAGLLTAARGA from the coding sequence GTGCTTCGCATCGCGGTTGTCGGATCCGGGCCGAGCGGGGTGTACACCGCTCAGTCCCTGCTCGACCAGCGGGCCGCTTGGCCGGTCCCCCTGGCGGTGGACGTGCTCGACCGGCTGCCCTGCCCTTACGGGCTGGTGCGCTACGGCGTGGCGCCCGACCACGAGAAGATCAAGTCCCTGCAGAACAACCTGCGTCAGGTGCTGGAACGGCCGGACGTCCGGTTCCTGGGCAACGTGCCGGTGGGCGAGGGCGGGATCTCCGCCCGGGAGCTGCGCGGCCTCTACCACGCGGTGATCTACTGCGTGGGCGCCGCCCGCGACCGGCGGCTCGGCATTCCCGGCGAGGATCTCGCGGGCAGCTGCTCGGCCACCGACTTCGTGTCCTGGTACAGCGCCCATCCGGACGCGATCGGCCAGGGCTTCCCGCTGGGCGGGCGCGGCGCCGTGGTCATCGGCGCGGGCAATGTCGCGGTGGACGTGGCCCGGGTGCTGGCGCGGGGCGTGGAGGAGCTGCGCGCCACCGACATCCCGCAGGGCCCGCTGGACGCGCTCGCCGCCAGCGCCGTCACCGACGTCCACATGGTGGCCCGGCGCGGGCCGTCCCAGGCGAAGTGCACCACCAAGGAGCTGCGGGAGCTGGGTACGCTGCCCGGCGCGGACGTCGTGGTGCGCGCGGAGGAGTTGGCCGCCGACCCCGGGTACGCCGATCCGGCCGGCCTGTCGGCGACCGCGCGGCGGAACGTCGCGGCGCTGCGGGGCTGGGCCGAAGCGCCCGCCGGGACCGCCGCGCGCCGCATCCATCTGCGTTTCTTCCTGCGCCCGGTGGAGATCCTGGACGACGGCCGGGGCGCGGTGCGGGGCGTGCGGTTCGAGCGGACGGCGCCGGACGCCTCGGGCGGCGTGACGGGCACGGGCGAGCTGATGGACATCGACGCGGGCCTGGTGCTGCGTTCGGTGGGCTACCGGGGCGTTCCGCTGCCGGGGCTGCCGTTCGATCCGGTGGGCGGCACGGTGCCGCACGCCGGGGGGCGGGTGCTGCGGGACGGTGCGGCGTCGCTCGGCGAGTATGTCGCGGGCTGGATCAAGCGCGGACCGACGGGGGTCATCGGCACCAACCGGCCGTGCGCCAAGGAGACGGCCGGCTCGGTGCTGGCCGACGTGCCCGAGTTGGCGCGGCGTCAGGTGGCAGCGGAAGACCCGCTGTCGGGGCTGGCGGCGGCCGGGCTCACGCCCGTCGCGTGGCGAGGCTGGCTGGGCATCGAGGCCGCCGAGACGGCGCTGGGCCGGACGCTGTCGCGCGGCACGGTGAAGATCCCCGACTGGGCCGGACTGCTGACCGCCGCGCGCGGGGCGTGA
- a CDS encoding ArsR/SmtB family transcription factor, with translation MAPPSTTTVAGRDLAHPAREEIRLEQVLHALADPLRLAVVRTLAASPDELSCSVFELPVSKSTSTHHFRVLRESGVIAQVYRGTAKMNALRRADLDAIFPGLLDGVLAAAAVEAERLTTD, from the coding sequence ATGGCACCCCCCTCCACCACCACCGTGGCAGGCCGCGACCTCGCCCATCCCGCACGGGAGGAGATCCGGCTGGAGCAGGTGCTGCACGCCCTCGCCGACCCGCTGCGGCTCGCGGTGGTGCGCACCCTGGCGGCGTCACCGGACGAGCTGTCCTGCTCGGTGTTCGAGCTGCCGGTCAGCAAGTCGACCTCCACCCACCACTTCCGCGTGCTGCGTGAGAGCGGCGTCATCGCGCAGGTCTACCGCGGCACGGCGAAGATGAACGCCCTGCGCCGCGCCGACCTCGACGCGATCTTCCCCGGCCTGCTCGACGGCGTCCTGGCCGCCGCGGCCGTGGAGGCCGAGCGCCTCACCACCGATTGA
- a CDS encoding uracil-DNA glycosylase, with the protein MSARPLNEIVEPGWATALAPVAGRITAMGAFLRSEIAAGRTYLPAGPHVLRAFQQPFDEVRVLIVGQDPYPTPGHAVGLSFSVAPEVSPLPGSLENIFRELAADLGPPRPSTGDLTPWTEQGVLLLNRALTTAPRRPAAHRGKGWEEVTEQAIRALAARGKPLVAILWGRDARGLRPMLGRVPSVESAHPSPMSADRGFFGSRPFSRANALLLEQGAAPVDWKLP; encoded by the coding sequence GTGTCAGCACGACCATTGAACGAGATCGTCGAACCGGGCTGGGCCACGGCTCTGGCCCCCGTCGCCGGCCGGATCACCGCGATGGGCGCCTTCCTGCGCTCGGAGATCGCCGCCGGGCGCACCTACCTCCCGGCCGGACCCCACGTCCTGCGGGCCTTCCAGCAGCCGTTCGACGAGGTCAGAGTCCTGATCGTGGGTCAGGACCCATACCCGACGCCCGGCCACGCCGTCGGCCTGAGCTTCTCGGTCGCGCCCGAGGTGAGCCCGCTGCCCGGCAGCCTGGAGAACATCTTCCGTGAGCTCGCCGCCGACCTGGGGCCGCCCCGCCCGTCCACCGGCGACCTGACGCCCTGGACCGAGCAGGGGGTACTGCTGCTCAACCGCGCCCTGACCACGGCCCCGCGTCGGCCCGCCGCGCACCGGGGGAAGGGCTGGGAGGAGGTCACCGAACAGGCGATCCGGGCGCTGGCCGCCCGGGGCAAGCCGCTGGTGGCGATCCTGTGGGGCCGCGACGCGCGCGGGCTGCGGCCGATGCTCGGCCGGGTGCCGAGCGTCGAGTCCGCGCACCCGTCGCCGATGTCGGCCGACCGCGGCTTCTTCGGCTCCCGGCCCTTCAGCCGGGCCAACGCGCTCCTGCTGGAGCAGGGTGCCGCGCCCGTGGACTGGAAGCTGCCGTGA
- a CDS encoding N-acetylglucosamine kinase produces the protein MTVASAASRLWVLGVDSGGSGLRVALGRAGAGGVPVPHGRVSAREPVRTGSSGIDAGHLLDMLLPAARTLLTAAGAADQPVVAVCVGAAGMATLGDRVRAELPGALAAELGTRGVALAADAVTGYAGALGERPGVVVAAGTGVIALGTDLRAWRRADGWGHLLGDCGGGAWIGRAGLEAALRAHDGREGGSLPLLTRAVESFGPVAGLPGRLYPRADRSAVLASFAPEVARCAAGEAADPVAAGILRAAAGEIAVTAAAVCPPGAGGEVALTGGLFRIGEPLIGPLRAELERRLPHAVVVSAAGDPLDGALRIAAALPHGGPRLPSDPYLLRVAARIDPRSGGQVG, from the coding sequence GTGACGGTCGCGTCCGCGGCGTCGCGCCTCTGGGTGCTCGGCGTGGACTCCGGCGGCTCGGGGCTGCGGGTCGCGCTCGGCCGCGCGGGCGCGGGCGGCGTACCCGTGCCGCACGGGAGGGTGTCGGCGAGGGAGCCGGTGCGCACCGGGAGTTCCGGCATCGACGCCGGGCACTTGCTGGACATGCTGCTGCCCGCCGCCCGGACGCTGCTGACGGCCGCCGGGGCGGCGGATCAGCCGGTCGTGGCGGTGTGCGTGGGCGCGGCGGGCATGGCCACGCTCGGCGACCGGGTGCGGGCCGAGCTGCCGGGTGCCCTGGCGGCGGAGCTGGGGACGCGCGGGGTGGCGCTGGCCGCCGACGCCGTGACCGGGTACGCCGGGGCGCTGGGGGAACGGCCGGGTGTCGTGGTGGCCGCGGGCACCGGGGTGATCGCGCTGGGCACCGATCTGCGCGCCTGGCGGCGGGCGGACGGCTGGGGCCATCTGCTGGGCGACTGCGGCGGCGGCGCCTGGATCGGCCGGGCCGGTCTGGAGGCGGCGTTGCGCGCCCACGACGGGCGCGAGGGCGGCTCGCTGCCGCTGCTGACCCGGGCCGTGGAGTCGTTCGGCCCGGTGGCGGGGCTGCCGGGGCGGCTGTACCCGCGCGCCGACCGTTCCGCCGTGCTGGCCTCGTTCGCGCCCGAGGTGGCCCGGTGTGCCGCCGGGGAGGCGGCCGATCCGGTCGCCGCGGGCATCCTGCGGGCCGCGGCCGGCGAGATCGCCGTCACGGCCGCCGCCGTCTGCCCGCCGGGGGCGGGCGGCGAAGTGGCCCTCACCGGCGGGCTGTTCAGGATCGGCGAGCCACTCATCGGGCCGCTGCGGGCGGAGCTGGAGCGGCGGCTGCCACACGCCGTCGTGGTGTCCGCGGCCGGCGATCCGCTCGACGGCGCGCTGCGTATCGCCGCCGCGCTGCCCCACGGGGGACCGCGGCTGCCGTCCGATCCATACCTTCTGCGGGTTGCCGCCCGGATTGATCCGCGTTCCGGTGGACAGGTCGGGTAA
- a CDS encoding class I SAM-dependent methyltransferase, translating into MVTGDSMVTANSTDSRPPFDQLAVLYDRFIGAMDREGNPARDWLLTHLVGGGRALDVGCGNGRNCRLVADRYREVVGVDISADMLRVARSKDNPPNVRYERRDVRELSPERDGVFDAVFAMNSLFAMGPAEAVLPLLRPLVAPGGRLVVLDVTRPDDAPVPDDETRQTFHPFEVAHTVYRLSGDTEDAVAALRYMLHPAWREMSAGLVPPTLGAFRRAYEGVVPGVEFAPEVVPTLTGAVWRAPV; encoded by the coding sequence ATGGTCACCGGAGACAGCATGGTCACCGCCAACTCCACCGACTCCCGGCCGCCCTTCGACCAACTCGCCGTGCTCTACGACCGGTTCATCGGGGCGATGGACCGGGAGGGCAACCCGGCACGGGACTGGCTGCTGACGCATCTGGTCGGCGGGGGGCGGGCGCTGGACGTGGGATGCGGGAACGGCCGCAACTGCCGCCTGGTCGCCGACCGTTACCGGGAGGTCGTCGGGGTGGACATCTCCGCGGACATGCTCCGGGTGGCCAGGAGCAAGGACAACCCGCCGAACGTCCGCTACGAGCGGCGCGACGTACGCGAGCTGTCCCCCGAACGCGACGGGGTCTTCGACGCCGTGTTCGCCATGAACAGCCTCTTCGCGATGGGCCCGGCCGAGGCCGTGCTGCCCCTCCTGCGGCCCCTGGTGGCGCCCGGCGGCCGGCTCGTCGTCCTGGACGTGACGCGGCCCGACGACGCGCCCGTGCCGGACGACGAGACACGGCAGACGTTCCACCCGTTCGAGGTGGCGCACACCGTCTACCGGCTGTCGGGCGACACCGAGGACGCGGTCGCCGCGCTGCGGTACATGCTCCACCCGGCGTGGCGGGAGATGAGCGCGGGACTCGTCCCGCCCACGCTCGGCGCGTTCCGCCGAGCCTACGAGGGTGTCGTCCCCGGTGTGGAGTTCGCCCCGGAGGTGGTGCCGACCCTGACCGGGGCGGTGTGGCGGGCACCGGTCTAG
- a CDS encoding FAD-dependent oxidoreductase produces the protein MEPQDTTATVCVVGAGPAGAMLALLLARSGVDVVLLEKHADFLRDFRGDTVHPSTLEILDELGLAGRFHELPHRKLETMGLVQDGRPMLIADFRALGLRFPYVVFVPQWDFLNLITAEAARYPGFRLWTRAEVTGLLRADGRAVGVRCRTPDGERTVRAALVVAADGRKSVLRAAAGLRPRDRGVRMDVLMFRVSRRDDDPDERLTVRIGNGRVFVIVDRGTYWQVSYEMSAGGYDRLRREGVGRLRRDLAELVPFLADRTTEVTGLEELPLLQVRVDRLRRWYAPGLLFIGDAAHAMSPAGGYGVNLAVQDATAAANLLAGPLLEARRTGRPPDDRALARVQRRRQVPTVLTQEFQRLFHRVAVDRALRGDRVMGGAGRLSSTFERWPFLLRLLSRMTGVGLRPEHVRTPDAGERDGG, from the coding sequence ATGGAACCGCAGGACACGACCGCGACCGTCTGCGTGGTGGGCGCCGGACCGGCCGGCGCGATGCTGGCGCTGCTGCTGGCCCGCTCCGGCGTCGACGTCGTGCTGCTGGAGAAGCACGCCGACTTCCTCCGCGACTTCCGCGGCGACACCGTGCACCCCTCCACCCTCGAAATCCTTGACGAACTCGGGCTCGCCGGACGCTTCCACGAGCTGCCGCACCGGAAGCTGGAGACCATGGGCCTCGTCCAGGACGGCCGGCCCATGCTGATCGCCGACTTCCGCGCCCTCGGCCTTCGCTTCCCCTACGTCGTCTTCGTGCCGCAGTGGGACTTCCTCAACCTCATCACGGCCGAGGCGGCCCGCTACCCCGGCTTCCGGCTGTGGACGCGTGCCGAGGTCACCGGACTGCTGCGCGCGGACGGCCGCGCCGTCGGCGTGCGCTGCCGCACCCCGGACGGCGAGCGCACGGTGCGTGCCGCGCTCGTCGTCGCCGCCGACGGCAGGAAGTCGGTGCTGCGTGCCGCCGCCGGACTGCGGCCCCGGGACCGCGGCGTGCGGATGGACGTGCTGATGTTCCGCGTCTCCCGGCGGGACGACGACCCCGACGAACGGCTCACGGTGCGGATCGGGAACGGCCGCGTCTTCGTCATCGTCGACCGCGGCACCTACTGGCAGGTCTCCTACGAGATGAGCGCGGGCGGGTACGACCGGCTGCGCCGCGAGGGCGTCGGCCGGCTCCGGCGGGACCTGGCCGAGCTGGTGCCCTTCCTGGCCGACCGGACGACCGAGGTCACCGGCCTGGAGGAGCTGCCGCTGCTCCAGGTCCGGGTCGACCGGCTGCGTCGCTGGTACGCCCCGGGGCTGCTGTTCATCGGCGACGCCGCGCACGCCATGTCACCGGCCGGCGGCTACGGCGTCAACCTCGCCGTCCAGGACGCGACCGCCGCCGCGAACCTGCTGGCCGGCCCGCTGCTCGAAGCCCGGCGCACCGGCCGCCCGCCGGACGACCGGGCACTGGCCCGGGTGCAGCGCAGGCGTCAGGTGCCGACCGTGCTGACCCAGGAGTTCCAGCGGCTCTTCCACCGCGTCGCCGTCGACCGGGCGCTGCGGGGCGACCGCGTGATGGGTGGCGCCGGCCGGCTCAGCTCCACGTTCGAGCGGTGGCCGTTCCTGCTGCGGCTGCTGAGCCGGATGACGGGCGTCGGCCTGCGGCCCGAGCACGTCCGCACCCCGGACGCGGGGGAGCGGGACGGCGGCTAG
- a CDS encoding class I SAM-dependent methyltransferase, with amino-acid sequence MLTNHHGPADDTTRPQRDTAPLFSELAGPYERFTRVLDEPGGRLARWLEAYLPGGGRALDAGCGTGRWSVALAERYDEVLAIDAAPAMIEIAERERSGPTIRYQVRDIRSLTPEDDGLFDAVVVFSCLVHVGEPAPLLELLRRVVAPGGVLLIIEPQRPPTWGSEGWQADFAFGQARALYDRTGDVTDATAALAAILSPSWLRISEISVPMTADRFAEEYTAALPGAVVERSGGEFGVFTVAWRAPAAG; translated from the coding sequence GTGTTGACGAACCACCACGGACCGGCCGACGACACCACCCGCCCGCAACGGGACACCGCGCCGCTGTTCAGCGAGCTCGCCGGGCCCTACGAACGCTTCACCCGGGTCCTGGACGAGCCCGGCGGCCGGCTCGCCCGTTGGCTGGAGGCGTACCTCCCCGGCGGCGGCCGGGCGCTGGACGCCGGCTGCGGCACCGGCCGGTGGAGCGTCGCCCTGGCCGAACGGTACGACGAGGTGCTGGCCATCGACGCGGCGCCCGCGATGATCGAGATCGCCGAGCGCGAACGGTCGGGCCCCACCATCCGCTATCAGGTCCGCGACATCCGGAGCCTGACCCCGGAGGACGACGGGCTCTTCGACGCCGTCGTGGTCTTCAGCTGCCTCGTCCACGTCGGGGAGCCGGCCCCGCTGCTGGAGCTGCTGCGGCGTGTCGTGGCGCCCGGCGGCGTCCTCCTCATCATCGAGCCCCAGCGTCCGCCCACCTGGGGCAGCGAGGGCTGGCAGGCCGACTTCGCGTTCGGCCAGGCCCGCGCCCTCTACGACCGGACCGGCGACGTGACCGACGCCACCGCCGCCCTGGCGGCGATCCTCAGCCCCTCCTGGCTGCGGATCAGCGAGATCAGCGTGCCGATGACGGCCGACCGGTTCGCCGAGGAGTACACCGCGGCCCTGCCCGGCGCCGTCGTCGAGCGCAGCGGCGGCGAGTTCGGCGTCTTCACCGTCGCCTGGCGGGCCCCCGCCGCGGGTTGA
- a CDS encoding class I SAM-dependent methyltransferase yields the protein MAAARSGAPTITDLFDEIAELYEEFSGTLDSAENPLSEWMAAHLPKGRRALDIGCGAGRYTVMLAALYDEVVGADAAPAMIDIARRDRSRSNVDYQVRDAFDLTPAKDGLFDVVFGFSSVFLMGEPRVILPHLAALVAPGGAFVVFEPERPADYGQENWRINFAFTVARTAYEVTGRLESSINVLRLFSHRNWTEISERTAPMNGREFRREYTAALPGSTFMEHVFPGLLTAYWQRPAR from the coding sequence ATGGCCGCAGCGCGATCGGGTGCGCCCACCATCACCGATTTGTTCGACGAGATCGCCGAATTGTACGAGGAATTCAGCGGCACTCTGGATTCCGCCGAAAACCCGCTCAGTGAATGGATGGCGGCCCATCTCCCGAAGGGCCGGCGCGCGCTGGACATCGGCTGCGGCGCCGGCCGCTACACCGTCATGCTCGCCGCCCTCTACGACGAGGTCGTCGGCGCCGACGCCGCCCCCGCCATGATCGACATCGCCCGGCGCGACCGGTCCCGGTCCAACGTGGACTACCAGGTCCGCGACGCCTTCGACTTGACGCCCGCCAAGGACGGCCTCTTCGACGTGGTGTTCGGTTTCAGCAGCGTCTTCCTCATGGGCGAGCCGCGGGTGATCCTGCCCCACCTCGCCGCCCTCGTCGCGCCCGGCGGGGCGTTCGTCGTCTTCGAGCCCGAACGCCCCGCCGACTATGGCCAGGAGAACTGGCGGATCAATTTCGCCTTCACGGTCGCCAGGACCGCGTACGAGGTGACCGGGCGGCTGGAGAGCTCCATCAACGTGCTCCGCCTCTTCAGTCACCGTAACTGGACCGAGATCAGCGAACGGACCGCCCCGATGAACGGCCGGGAATTCCGGCGGGAATACACCGCGGCCCTGCCCGGGAGCACGTTCATGGAGCACGTCTTCCCCGGGCTGCTCACCGCCTACTGGCAGCGGCCGGCCCGCTGA